One genomic window of Polyangiaceae bacterium includes the following:
- a CDS encoding thymidine kinase, with the protein MAKLYFRYGTMDSAKTLNLLAVAHNYRKQGKRVLLLKPKLDVRFGADTIRSRSGLEAPADLLVDPDAPLDVEQLRGLNCILVDEAQFLSVAVIEQLRELTTELGVPVICYGLRTDFQTKLFPGSKRLLELADSIEEVKVTCQFCDRKAVFNLRMADGLAVVDGPQIQLGADERYVPACWRHYRGEMEKARLAAARTEEHSAEAGDPEAASL; encoded by the coding sequence ATGGCCAAGCTCTACTTCCGCTACGGCACCATGGACAGCGCCAAGACCCTGAACTTGCTCGCGGTGGCGCACAACTACCGCAAGCAGGGCAAGCGCGTGTTGTTGCTCAAGCCGAAGCTCGACGTGCGATTCGGTGCGGACACGATTCGCTCGCGCTCAGGACTCGAGGCGCCTGCAGACTTGCTGGTCGACCCCGACGCACCCCTCGACGTGGAGCAGCTCCGCGGCCTGAACTGCATCCTCGTCGACGAGGCGCAGTTCCTCAGCGTGGCAGTCATCGAGCAGCTGCGTGAACTGACGACAGAGCTCGGGGTACCCGTGATTTGCTACGGGCTGCGGACCGATTTCCAGACGAAGCTGTTTCCGGGGAGTAAGCGTCTCCTCGAGCTCGCAGACAGCATCGAAGAGGTGAAGGTCACGTGTCAGTTCTGCGATCGCAAGGCGGTGTTCAACCTGCGCATGGCTGACGGCCTGGCCGTGGTTGATGGTCCGCAGATCCAGCTCGGCGCCGATGAGCGCTACGTTCCCGCTTGCTGGCGGCACTATCGCGGTGAAATGGAGAAGGCTCGCCTCGCCGCCGCTCGGACTGAAGAGCACAGCGCCGAGGCTGGCGATCCCGAAGCTGCGTCCCTATAA
- a CDS encoding crotonase/enoyl-CoA hydratase family protein, with amino-acid sequence MQQSSALELVSRQVVGETGVVRIERAAVRNAVDGPTASALVDALRELDADARIKSLILTGSGGHFCAGADLKAIGSERGNRVDPAGDGPMGPSRLVTEKPVVAAVEGYAVAGGLELAVWCDLRVAARDATFGVFCRRWGVPLIDGGTVRLPRLIGQSRALDLILTGRPVSAEEGLTMGLVNRVCEPGQALQTALELCAQLNAFPQGCMRADRKSAYAAWDLDWVTALREETLGGLNVIRSGETGAGAARFAGGAGRHGTFDLTPKKDD; translated from the coding sequence ATGCAGCAGTCCTCAGCGCTTGAGTTGGTGAGTCGGCAGGTCGTGGGTGAGACGGGAGTCGTGCGCATCGAGCGAGCCGCTGTGCGTAATGCCGTCGACGGCCCGACGGCGAGCGCGCTGGTTGACGCGCTCAGGGAGCTAGATGCCGATGCTCGGATCAAGAGCCTGATCTTGACCGGCAGTGGCGGGCACTTCTGTGCTGGCGCCGATTTGAAAGCGATCGGTAGCGAACGCGGCAACCGGGTCGACCCCGCTGGCGATGGCCCAATGGGGCCGAGTCGTTTGGTCACCGAAAAGCCGGTCGTCGCTGCGGTCGAGGGCTACGCGGTCGCCGGCGGACTCGAGTTGGCGGTGTGGTGCGACTTGCGAGTGGCGGCTCGTGACGCGACCTTCGGCGTGTTTTGTCGGCGCTGGGGGGTGCCGTTGATCGACGGCGGCACCGTGCGCTTGCCGCGCTTGATCGGGCAGAGCCGCGCCCTCGATTTGATCCTGACGGGGCGACCGGTGAGCGCGGAAGAGGGGCTCACGATGGGACTCGTGAATCGGGTTTGCGAACCGGGTCAGGCGCTCCAAACGGCCCTGGAACTGTGCGCTCAGCTGAATGCGTTTCCCCAAGGATGCATGCGGGCAGATCGCAAGAGCGCGTACGCAGCCTGGGACTTGGACTGGGTGACGGCACTGCGGGAAGAGACCCTCGGTGGGCTGAACGTCATCCGTTCGGGGGAGACCGGTGCTGGCGCCGCACGTTTTGCTGGAGGCGCCGGACGTCACGGAACGTTTGACCTCACCCCCAAGAAAGACGACTGA
- a CDS encoding acyl-CoA thioesterase II codes for MSDPHTAVQTLLQRLDLEEIDTNLYRGFSPIDGRPRVFGGQVAGQALVAACRTVEGRTAHSLHAYFLRPGDPAIPIIYEVDRIRDGKSFTTRRVVALQRGEAIFSMAVSFHVEEPGLEHQAPMPTADPPESVPSNSQRLEEGYQRTQSPLLEFLMKLERPIEQHDLDPVNILEPKPHRGLHRIWFRSRAKLPDDPLLHQCVLTYASDMSLLDNCINYHGITWFNPNLIAASLDHTIWFHRPFRADEWLLYAMDSPSAAGSRGLNLAHVYSQDGTLVASVAQESLMRLVDKKR; via the coding sequence ATGTCGGATCCCCACACAGCCGTGCAGACCCTGCTTCAACGCCTTGACCTGGAGGAGATCGACACGAACCTCTACCGCGGCTTCAGCCCCATCGACGGTCGACCCCGAGTCTTCGGCGGGCAAGTGGCTGGCCAAGCGTTGGTCGCTGCCTGCCGCACCGTCGAGGGGCGCACCGCGCACTCGCTACACGCCTACTTCTTGCGCCCAGGCGATCCGGCGATTCCGATCATCTACGAGGTCGATCGCATCCGTGACGGTAAGTCCTTCACCACCCGCCGCGTGGTCGCATTGCAGCGGGGCGAAGCGATCTTCAGCATGGCGGTCTCTTTCCACGTCGAGGAGCCAGGGCTCGAGCATCAGGCGCCAATGCCCACCGCGGATCCTCCGGAGAGCGTGCCCTCCAACAGTCAGCGTCTCGAGGAAGGCTATCAACGCACCCAGAGCCCGCTGCTCGAGTTCCTGATGAAGCTCGAGCGTCCTATTGAACAACACGATCTGGACCCGGTAAACATCCTAGAGCCCAAACCCCATCGGGGCCTGCATCGCATCTGGTTCAGGAGCCGGGCCAAGCTCCCGGATGATCCGCTCCTGCATCAATGTGTGCTGACCTATGCGTCGGACATGTCGCTGCTCGACAACTGCATCAACTACCACGGCATCACCTGGTTCAACCCAAACTTGATCGCGGCCAGCCTCGACCACACGATCTGGTTCCACCGCCCTTTCCGCGCGGATGAATGGCTGCTCTACGCGATGGACAGCCCGAGCGCCGCTGGCAGCCGTGGCTTGAACCTCGCCCACGTCTACTCCCAAGACGGCACCCTAGTCGCCTCTGTCGCCCAGGAGAGTTTGATGCGGCTGGTCGACAAAAAGCGCTAA
- a CDS encoding alpha/beta hydrolase: protein MKHFASLVACLALSCASGPRAAPSAPAAPTAKEPAAKPAVLPPSTPEKLASAPATQSAEGEASPSAANDGTTTLVPPPPLDLPASLPVGEFVHLDTPDGGLEVLHAPASVRRALVYLHGACGNPRAAEAFKQTLGRYATLIAVYGERRCGSGHPGRFYWNGRAAPLMRRIDAALAAVADQRDGLLDTQQPLLFGYSQGSEVAQLLSERWPERFPEVILGGVPSTPSVQSLVKARSVAIVGGSREFLTPMRTGEWLLTHNGVNARLFVLKGAKHGSFGSHAERDFSDVFQWLLAPGGADREN from the coding sequence TTGAAACACTTTGCATCGCTCGTCGCCTGCCTCGCGCTCAGTTGCGCAAGCGGTCCGCGCGCTGCACCTAGCGCCCCGGCGGCGCCGACCGCCAAGGAACCTGCGGCAAAGCCAGCCGTTCTCCCGCCATCAACGCCAGAGAAGCTCGCGAGCGCACCAGCGACGCAGTCCGCCGAGGGCGAGGCGTCCCCCAGCGCTGCGAACGATGGGACGACAACGCTCGTTCCGCCGCCTCCACTGGACCTCCCGGCGTCGCTCCCCGTGGGTGAGTTCGTGCATTTGGACACCCCGGACGGCGGACTCGAGGTGCTCCACGCCCCTGCTTCCGTACGGAGAGCCCTCGTCTACCTTCACGGCGCCTGCGGCAACCCCCGCGCCGCCGAAGCCTTCAAGCAGACCCTCGGCCGCTACGCAACGCTGATTGCCGTGTACGGCGAGCGCAGGTGCGGCAGTGGGCACCCAGGGCGCTTCTACTGGAATGGTCGAGCTGCACCCCTGATGCGTCGCATCGACGCGGCGCTCGCGGCGGTTGCTGACCAGCGGGACGGCTTGCTCGACACCCAGCAGCCCCTCTTGTTTGGCTACTCTCAGGGATCCGAGGTCGCTCAGTTGCTGAGCGAACGTTGGCCCGAGCGTTTCCCGGAGGTAATATTGGGTGGCGTCCCGTCGACGCCAAGCGTCCAGAGCTTGGTCAAGGCCCGCAGCGTCGCCATCGTGGGTGGTAGCCGCGAATTCCTGACCCCGATGCGCACCGGGGAGTGGCTCCTGACCCACAACGGGGTCAACGCCCGGCTCTTCGTGCTGAAAGGCGCGAAGCACGGGTCCTTTGGTAGCCACGCCGAACGAGACTTCAGCGACGTCTTCCAGTGGCTGCTCGCGCCAGGTGGTGCCGATCGCGAGAACTAG